The genomic interval GTCAAGATAAAGTTTGAGAATCTGGCGTTTGGTGAGCCGTGCTTCCAGCCAGAGCGAAAGAAAAGCTTCGTCGATCTTGCGGGTGAGCGTGCGTTCGTTTGTCAGGAACAGGTTCTTGGCGAGCTGCTGGGTGAGCGTGGACCCCCCCTGCACGACACCGCCTGCTCGGGCGTTTTCGACAATAGCGCGCGCCAACCCCAGAAAGTCGATCCCGAAATGCTCGAAGAAACGTCGGTCCTCCGTCGCCAGAACCGCCTTGATGAAATTGTCCGGTAGATCCTGTAGCTCAAAGGAATCGTCCTGAAGAATACCGCGCTTACCGATCTCGTTGCCAAAGCGATCGAGGAAGGTGACTGCGTAATCTTCCTGTTCGGGCAGGCCTCCGATCGTCCGGTCCATATCGTTGAGTGCCCATGAAAGAGCAAACAGCGCGCCGAACACGCCCATGGTCAAGCCGCCCGAGAGCATCTGGATCAGCCAGAAGCGCCATCCCGTCACACGCAGGCGGCGCATCACGGAATTCACATTTTCCAGCCAACGCAGCAGGGTTTCCCGGAGCCGATAAAGTCCGGTATCGACAGCGGCATCCAGGGCGAGGAAACGGTATTTCCACTTGACCTTTGTGCTATTTTGAAACGGATCTTTCACGGCTCTGACACTTTGTCTCTGAAATCGATGGACCTAGCAATACTTTGTTAGCTAACGCTCTTCAAGAAGCAAGTCCTGGGCCAGACATAAATTTTAGTTTATTGCGCCCCGATCGTTGCGCACTGGCAAGAATAATCACCTCTGGCATCATACAGGACTTGACGAACCAATTGCTAATGGTCGACAGATCTTATGGAAACGGGCAAGATGAAGTTATAAGCCATTCACCAGAATGCCTCAAGCCCGAACGAGACCAGCCGTAGTGCCCTTTGGTACTGCCCAATGCCAACAAGGGCCAAAAGAATGACCGACAAGAAACCGGACCTTATCGCTACAGTCGATCCGACTGCTGAATATGAAAAGCCCTTCTGGCAGGTGAAAAGGCTCGATGAGATGAGCCAGGCGGAATGGGAATCGCTCTGCGATGGCTGCGCGCGCTGTTGCCTCAACAAGCTGGAAGATTGGGACACGGGCGAAATCATCTGGACCAACGTCGCCTGCAGTCTGCTGGATTCCGATAGCTGCCGCTGCAAGGATTATCACAATCGACTGGCAACGATCCCAGATTGCGTTCCGCTGGATGCCGAAAAAGTGTCCTCGATTTCATGGTTGCCACCAACCTGTGCCTATCGCTTGCTCGATGAGGGCTATGATCTCTACTGGTGGCATCCTCTGGTGTCGGGCGATCCCGATACGATCCATCAGGCGGGAATTTCCGTGCGCGGACGTGTTGTCTCGGAAGAGGGCATGGAAGTGGAAGATTATGAAGACCATCTGGCCAGCTGGCCCGGCGAAGACCCAGATGACGAGCCTGTATTGTTGAACCGAGACCACAAGTGAGATTTTCCCAGCTGTAAGGTGCTGAAAAATCAATATAAATACAATTTTAAATAGAAAATTACAACTTTAACAAGAAAATCTCTTGACCTGCGAACGGTCCTGAGGTACATATTAGCTACAGTCGGAAAGGTGTGAGCAACTTTTGCTCCCTCCGACTGTCGTGTGTTCATTATTGGGCTTGTTAGTCCATCTAGCTATTCGCCGCTCGGTTCGCCGTAGCGGCTTTTTTTATGCTCTTGCAAATGCCCAATGGGGCCGGTTTGGCTCTTGAATGCCTTGCGAGTGATCGCGGCATTCAGGTGGTTCATCGGTGTGACTGCGGGCTATTTACAACTGACACAATCAGGAACAGGCATGTCAAAGAAACAGTCAAAGAGACCGGACTGGAAGGCCATTCGTGCCGAGTGCGAGAAAGCGGGGCGCGCTTCTTTTTCCGCAATCGCCACCGCCCATGGCATCAGCGTTGCCACATTGAGAAAGAAGCGAAAGCTCTGGGAGCGATCGGAGGAGGCAGCGGAAGACGAAACCTCGCAAGAGGCTTCCACAATAGATGGATCATCTGTTCAGTCTGCATCTCTAGGGCCGTTAGGCCTATCTGCTCCATCAATTGATCATCTGGCCATGGTCCGAAGGCTTTATCACGCAACAGATCAGCAAATCCGGCATCTCGAACAGCAGTTGCAAAATGGCAGCGCGGCGTTTGACGAAAAGGAAGCGCGCATGCTCGGCACAATAGCTCGTACGCTGGACAAGATAATGGAGCTCAACCCGCAAGGGGCTGATCTGGATGCTGCAAGTAAAGAGGACGGAAATGGGGATGACAGAGACGATGATACAGGCACCCTTGACCTCCTCCGCGAAGAGCTTGCGCGCCGCCTTGATGGACTCAAGCAAGGATCTTCAGGCAAACTTTCTGGCGAGTCTGACACCCAATGAATTGCGGCGTCTTGTGTATGACTGGGAGCTTTGGGCGCGCCCAGACCAGTTGCCGCCCGATGGTGATTGGATCTCCTGGCTGGTTCTTGGCGGGCGCGGCGCTGGTAAAACGCGCACGGGCGCAGAATGGGTCAAGGCGCTGGTGCAAGGGCGGCCGCCCTTTGCGTCCCAGCCCTATGGACGCATCGCGCTGATTGGAGAAACCCTGCAGGATGCCCGTGATGTGATGGTGGAAGGGGTATCCGGCCTGTTGGCTATTCACGACAAACAGGACCGGCCAAACTGGCAACCGTCCCGACGTCGGCTGGAATGGCCCAATGGAGCGGTTGCTCAGATCTTTTCCGCTGAAGACCCGGAAAGCTTAAGGGGGCCGCAGTTTGGGGCGGCATGGGGCGATGAGCTGGCCAAATGGCGTCACGCAGAAGCCACTTGGGACATGTTGCAATTTGGTCTGCGCCTTGGTCAAAAGCCACGCCAGATTGTAACCACGACACCAAAGCCCACACCTTTGCTCAAGAGGTTGATGGCCGATCCGACATCTGCAATCAGCCATGCTCCAACACGAGCCAACCTGGCCAATCTGGCGCCGGGCTTTCTGGATACGATCGTGCGCCGCTATGAAGGGTCGCGTCTTGGGCGGCAGGAACTGGACGGAGAATTGATTGAAGACAGGGCCGATGCGCTTTGGAAGCGCGATCAGCTCGACCGGCTGAGGGTTGATGATCCTCCCGCGACCCTCAGCCGGATTGTGGTCGCCATTGACCCGCCTGCGACCTCTGGCAAAAGCGCCGATGCCTGTGGCCTTGTTGTCGCAGGGCTTGATGGAGATGGGCTGTGTTTCATTCTAAGAGACAGCACGCTTAACAGTGCAAGCCCCACAGCTTGGGCCAACAAGGCCATCGCGCTCTATCATCGCTTCGAAGCCGATTGCGTTGTGGCGGAAGTCAATCAGGGCGGGGAGATGGTAACCACTATTCTCGACAATATTGATGCAAGCGTGCCGGTGCGATCCGTGCGGGCGACCCGCGGTAAATATCTGCGCGCTGAGCCTGTCAGTGCTCTTTACGAGCAAGGCAGGGTGCGCCATGTCGGCAACATGGCCGAACTGGAAGATGAAATGTGTGACTTCGGGCTAGATGGTCTGACGTCTGGAAAAAGCCCCGATAGGCTCGATGCCATGGTTTGGGCTGTGACGCATCTCTGCCTCGCTGACCGGTCTCAACCGAAAGTCCGGGCAATCTGACACAGCAAGAAAGGAAGGAAGAAGCAAATGCTTCGCTGGACCTTGAAAGGGCCGGCGCGTTCGCGCTCGCCTCAAATTCACAAAGCCAAGTCAAACGCCACTGATCTCGCAGCAGATACTGGCGCCCTGGAAGGCAAAAATTCTCGGACCGGCGCTCTTGTTTCTGTGCACCAGACAGGGCGCCCGCGCTGGACACCACGAGATTATGGCGCTTTGGCCATGCAGGGCTATGCGCGTAACCCGATCGTCTATCGGTCTATCCGCATGATCTCAGAAGCTGCTGCTTCTGCCACCGTCTATTGCCTAGTGGGGGGAGAAAGACTGACCGAGCATCCAGTGCTTGATCTTCTGCATCACCCGAATGAACGGCAGGATGGTGCGACATGGCTTGAAAGCCTTTATGGCCATCTGCTTGTTTCCGGCAATGCCTATATTGAGGCCGTTTTCGGCGCTAGCAGTTTGAAGGAATTGCATTGTTTGCGGCCAGACAGGATGAAGGTCGTGCCCGGTCCAAACGGCTGGCCAGATGCTTACGACTATACCATTGGCAACAAGGCAGTGCGGTTTCATCAGAATGACGATAGCGCACGTGTGCCGCCGATCCTGCATATCACCCTGTTCCACCCGCATGATGATCACTATGGACTCAGTCCGCTGGAAGCGGCGCAAACCAGTCTCGATGTGCACAATGCGGCCGCCAGTTGGAACAAGGCGTTGCTAGACAACTCCGCCCGCCCATCTGGTGCGCTGGTTTATGCGGCTTCTGAAGCAGGAAATCTCAGTGACGAGCAATTTGAACGTCTCAAGAAGGAACTAGAAGAAGGCTATCAAGGGGCAATGAATGCTGGACGCCCTTTGCTGCTTGAAGGAGGGCTGGATTGGAAGAGCATGAGCATGTCGCCGCGTGATATGGACTTCATCGACGCCAAGAATAGCGCAGCTCGAGAAATCGCTCTGGCTTTTGGTGTCCCGCCCATGTTGCTCGGCATTCCCGGAGACAACACCTATTCAAACTATGCCGAAGCGAACCGGGCCTTCTGGCGTCAAACGGTTCTGCCACTGGCGAGCCGCTGTTTGCAAAATATCGCTCGCTGGCTTTCGCCTGCTTATGACGAGACGTTCGATTTGAAGATTGATCTTGATCTCATCTCCGCATTGGCAAGCGAGCGGGAGGCGCTCTGGAACCGCGTCGGCAATGCGTCCTTCCTCACAGAAAATGAAAAACGCACCGCAGTCGGCTACAGCCCGACGGAAGCACCAAGGAGCACGACCCGCAGCACAAGTGAGGGAGGGAAATGATGTGGCAGATGCTTTGCAGATTTTCGCAACAAAGGGAGATCTGGCCCATGTTGCGCTCTTTCTCTGGGCCAGTGCGGCCAGTGGCTTGCTCGTCTGGAGCTTGCGAGAACAGGCTGCATCCAACAAGCGCTTTCAGGATTTTGTCGAGGAGATTGCGCGCCTCACCAGTTTGCTCGAATAGTAAACTCAAATTCAGTTTATTTTGGGGTGTTGTGGAAAGGCCAGATCACAAGAAGGTCTTTGCTCGCTTTTCCCGTTCTCTGGAAGCGCATCTGGGCCATGAACCGGTTGCACGCATCCGCCTCATCTCCACATCAATGTGAAACAATAGATATAAGCTTATGAAATATATCGATGTCTATCACGCTTCAAAGCATTGCTCTAACCTGAACACAGAGAAGAAGGCGCTGCCGTCTGCTCTGGATGTTGTTAAGGATGATGGGCTGTTTGAAGGCTATGCCTGCCTGTTTGGCAAAGAAGATCTTGGCCATGATGTAATCCGACAGGGCGCCTTTGCCAAGAGCCTTGCTGACCGCGGGCTGGACGGGATCAAGCTGCTTTATCAGCATGATCCGGCGCAGCCAATCGGTCAGTGGCTGACCATCCGGGAAG from uncultured Cohaesibacter sp. carries:
- a CDS encoding terminase family protein, producing the protein MDSSKDLQANFLASLTPNELRRLVYDWELWARPDQLPPDGDWISWLVLGGRGAGKTRTGAEWVKALVQGRPPFASQPYGRIALIGETLQDARDVMVEGVSGLLAIHDKQDRPNWQPSRRRLEWPNGAVAQIFSAEDPESLRGPQFGAAWGDELAKWRHAEATWDMLQFGLRLGQKPRQIVTTTPKPTPLLKRLMADPTSAISHAPTRANLANLAPGFLDTIVRRYEGSRLGRQELDGELIEDRADALWKRDQLDRLRVDDPPATLSRIVVAIDPPATSGKSADACGLVVAGLDGDGLCFILRDSTLNSASPTAWANKAIALYHRFEADCVVAEVNQGGEMVTTILDNIDASVPVRSVRATRGKYLRAEPVSALYEQGRVRHVGNMAELEDEMCDFGLDGLTSGKSPDRLDAMVWAVTHLCLADRSQPKVRAI
- a CDS encoding phage portal protein translates to MLRWTLKGPARSRSPQIHKAKSNATDLAADTGALEGKNSRTGALVSVHQTGRPRWTPRDYGALAMQGYARNPIVYRSIRMISEAAASATVYCLVGGERLTEHPVLDLLHHPNERQDGATWLESLYGHLLVSGNAYIEAVFGASSLKELHCLRPDRMKVVPGPNGWPDAYDYTIGNKAVRFHQNDDSARVPPILHITLFHPHDDHYGLSPLEAAQTSLDVHNAAASWNKALLDNSARPSGALVYAASEAGNLSDEQFERLKKELEEGYQGAMNAGRPLLLEGGLDWKSMSMSPRDMDFIDAKNSAAREIALAFGVPPMLLGIPGDNTYSNYAEANRAFWRQTVLPLASRCLQNIARWLSPAYDETFDLKIDLDLISALASEREALWNRVGNASFLTENEKRTAVGYSPTEAPRSTTRSTSEGGK
- a CDS encoding YcgN family cysteine cluster protein, with translation MTDKKPDLIATVDPTAEYEKPFWQVKRLDEMSQAEWESLCDGCARCCLNKLEDWDTGEIIWTNVACSLLDSDSCRCKDYHNRLATIPDCVPLDAEKVSSISWLPPTCAYRLLDEGYDLYWWHPLVSGDPDTIHQAGISVRGRVVSEEGMEVEDYEDHLASWPGEDPDDEPVLLNRDHK